A genome region from Kiloniellales bacterium includes the following:
- a CDS encoding aldo/keto reductase, with product MRQVTLPGGESVPALGQGTWRMGEQAGQRAEEVRALKLGLDLGLTLIDTAEMYGEGGAEEVVGEAIDGRRDAVFLVSKVYPHNASRRGAVEACERSLARLGVETLDLYLLHWRGGIPLAETVETFEGLKAAGKIRHWGVSNLDSVDVAELLDLEAGAGCATNQVLYHPGERGIEWNLLPACREHAIPIMAYSPLGQGEVLRDPALSAVAEKHGVTPAAVSLAWVLRHDDVIAIPKSSDPAHLRANAEAADLALDGDDLAAIDAAFPPPRGPSPLAII from the coding sequence ATGCGACAGGTCACACTCCCCGGCGGCGAGTCGGTCCCGGCCCTCGGCCAGGGCACCTGGCGTATGGGCGAGCAGGCCGGCCAAAGGGCCGAGGAAGTGCGCGCGCTCAAGCTCGGCCTCGATCTCGGCCTGACGCTGATCGACACCGCCGAGATGTACGGCGAGGGCGGCGCCGAGGAGGTCGTCGGCGAGGCGATCGACGGCCGCCGAGACGCGGTCTTCCTGGTCTCCAAGGTCTATCCCCACAACGCCTCGCGCCGCGGCGCGGTCGAGGCCTGCGAGCGCAGCCTGGCGCGCCTCGGGGTCGAGACCCTCGACCTCTACCTGCTGCATTGGCGCGGCGGCATTCCCCTGGCGGAGACGGTCGAAACCTTCGAGGGCCTCAAGGCCGCCGGCAAGATCCGGCACTGGGGGGTCAGCAACCTCGACAGCGTCGACGTGGCGGAACTGCTGGACTTGGAAGCCGGGGCAGGCTGCGCGACCAATCAGGTGCTCTACCATCCGGGCGAGCGCGGCATCGAGTGGAACCTGCTGCCGGCCTGCCGCGAACACGCCATCCCGATCATGGCCTACTCGCCGCTCGGCCAGGGCGAGGTCCTGCGCGACCCGGCCTTGAGCGCGGTCGCCGAGAAGCACGGGGTCACGCCGGCCGCGGTCTCCCTGGCGTGGGTCCTGCGCCACGACGACGTCATCGCGATCCCCAAGTCCTCGGACCCGGCGCACCTCCGGGCCAACGCCGAGGCCGCCGACCTCGCGCTCGACGGCGACGATCTCGCGGCGATCGACGCGGCCTTCCCTCCGCCGCGCGGTCCGAGCCCGCTCGCCATCATCTGA